The Arcobacter sp. F155 genome includes a region encoding these proteins:
- a CDS encoding DUF2325 domain-containing protein, whose protein sequence is MSVLIIGGDKIDTIKGILDQLGNFSITHWDTRKKSSACRKDIPQNTDYVLMLTDFVNHNAMYKYRKEAKKKNIPVICTKRSASSVYCEVCKFLNIKKCEA, encoded by the coding sequence ATGTCAGTTTTAATTATCGGTGGAGACAAGATAGATACTATAAAAGGTATTTTAGATCAGTTAGGAAACTTTTCAATAACTCATTGGGACACAAGAAAAAAATCAAGTGCTTGTAGAAAAGATATTCCACAAAATACAGATTATGTATTAATGTTAACAGACTTTGTAAATCATAATGCAATGTACAAATATAGAAAAGAAGCAAAGAAGAAAAATATTCCAGTTATTTGTACAAAAAGAAGTGCTAGCTCAGTGTATTGTGAGGTTTGTAAGTTTTTAAATATTAAAAAATGTGAGGCTTAG
- a CDS encoding ABC transporter substrate-binding protein, whose amino-acid sequence MKLLFTLLLFINTTLLASEIQPLTEPWVPYQIENKDGLSGISIDLVKEIQKRIGNKKEIKVFPWKRAYNITLRKKGYALFLTTKSKERENLFKWVGPVSSVKIRFFKNASREDLDIKTLEDAKKVNSIIVESDTVTTEVLQKFGFTNLDLNTLTNHRLNKLLENKTDLFPTDEVSFIYNLKQQGLDKKIIPVKMEAFFESKLYIAFNKETSDDIINRWKTAFEEIKADGTYDKILERY is encoded by the coding sequence ATGAAACTTTTATTTACACTTTTATTATTTATAAACACAACACTACTTGCTAGTGAAATACAACCTCTTACTGAGCCATGGGTTCCATATCAAATAGAAAATAAAGATGGTTTATCTGGAATTAGTATAGACTTAGTAAAAGAGATACAAAAAAGAATAGGAAATAAAAAAGAGATAAAAGTCTTTCCATGGAAAAGAGCATATAATATAACATTGAGAAAAAAAGGTTATGCCCTATTTTTAACAACTAAATCAAAAGAAAGAGAAAATCTTTTTAAATGGGTTGGACCTGTTTCTTCTGTTAAAATCAGATTTTTCAAAAATGCCTCAAGAGAAGATTTAGATATAAAAACCCTTGAAGATGCAAAAAAAGTAAACTCTATTATTGTAGAAAGTGATACGGTTACAACAGAAGTACTTCAAAAGTTTGGTTTCACAAATCTTGATTTAAATACACTAACTAATCATAGACTAAATAAACTTTTAGAAAATAAAACAGATCTTTTTCCCACAGATGAAGTATCTTTTATCTATAATCTTAAACAACAAGGTTTAGATAAAAAAATCATTCCTGTAAAAATGGAAGCCTTTTTTGAATCAAAACTATACATTGCATTCAATAAAGAGACAAGTGATGATATAATAAATCGATGGAAAACAGCTTTTGAAGAGATTAAAGCTGATGGAACATACGACAAAATTTTAGAAAGATATTAA